The Sphingomonas sp. KR3-1 genome contains a region encoding:
- a CDS encoding SurA N-terminal domain-containing protein, with product MLSFFRNFTKSRYGLIAVFVFLGLIAIAFAAGDVTGIRNMASGAGSSTLATVGGRKISDTEVKDRIDRFIRNMQQQGQAVTMEQFLAQGGLEIAIDEMVNQAALVEFAQKSGMQVSKKLIDTDIASNPSFSGIDGKFSQQTFEKLLADNRLSPAVFRDSMIQERYGNWLINRATIGNDLPNGVIAPYASLLLERRTGIVGLVNTAQMDPGPDPDDKTLNAYYISHRARYLVPPRRVVRYASVTTDQIRAQQTASEAEIADAYAKAGKRYAATEKRSVRQLVVLDQATANKIAGEVKGGKPLADAAKAAGLEPTNFDGIEKAELTRQTNATVADAAFGAAQGAVTGPIKSALGYHILVVEKIEKIAAKTLAQAHEELATEITQRKTAQALADIRQKIEDGIGEGKNFAELLADTKLTAQVTPALAADGTDPDNAAYKPDAATTAIMHGGFTFENPGDEPQVVQTSPEGGFAILSLDKAVPAAPRALASIRDKVKSDYLVDKALEKAKAAATAVVAAIDKGVPMEKAFADAGAKGPPAKPFDFKRQEIAQKENFIKMAFTMQPKKARMLEAPDRKGFYVVYLDMVEPHDASGDANAMAGMRSALQQQVGAEYARQFIRAIRNDVKVTRNEAAIARLRADLTRQGVR from the coding sequence ATGCTCAGCTTCTTCCGCAATTTCACCAAGTCGCGCTACGGCCTGATCGCGGTGTTCGTGTTCCTTGGCCTCATCGCCATCGCCTTCGCCGCGGGCGACGTGACCGGCATCCGCAACATGGCCAGCGGCGCGGGCAGCAGCACGCTCGCCACGGTGGGCGGCCGCAAGATCAGCGACACCGAAGTGAAGGACCGGATCGACCGCTTCATCCGCAACATGCAGCAGCAGGGCCAGGCGGTGACGATGGAGCAGTTCCTGGCGCAGGGGGGGCTCGAGATCGCGATCGACGAGATGGTGAACCAGGCCGCGCTGGTCGAGTTCGCGCAGAAGTCGGGCATGCAGGTGTCGAAGAAGCTGATCGACACCGATATCGCCAGCAACCCGAGCTTTTCCGGGATCGACGGCAAGTTCAGCCAGCAGACCTTCGAGAAGTTGCTCGCCGACAATCGCCTGTCGCCCGCGGTGTTCCGCGACAGCATGATCCAGGAGCGCTACGGCAACTGGCTGATCAACCGCGCGACGATCGGCAACGACCTGCCCAACGGCGTGATCGCGCCCTATGCCTCGCTGCTGCTCGAGCGCCGCACCGGCATCGTCGGCCTGGTCAACACCGCGCAGATGGACCCGGGCCCCGATCCCGACGACAAGACGCTGAACGCCTATTATATCAGCCACCGCGCCCGCTACCTGGTGCCGCCGCGTCGCGTGGTCCGCTATGCCAGCGTGACGACCGACCAGATCCGCGCGCAGCAGACCGCGAGCGAGGCCGAGATCGCCGATGCCTATGCCAAGGCCGGCAAGCGCTATGCCGCGACCGAGAAGCGCAGCGTGCGCCAGCTCGTCGTGCTCGACCAGGCGACCGCGAACAAGATCGCCGGCGAAGTGAAGGGCGGCAAGCCGCTCGCCGACGCCGCCAAGGCCGCCGGGCTCGAGCCGACCAATTTCGACGGCATCGAGAAGGCGGAACTCACCCGCCAGACCAACGCCACCGTCGCCGATGCCGCCTTCGGCGCGGCGCAGGGTGCAGTGACCGGCCCGATCAAGTCGGCGCTCGGCTATCACATCCTGGTGGTCGAGAAGATCGAGAAGATCGCCGCCAAGACCCTCGCCCAGGCGCATGAGGAGCTCGCCACCGAGATCACCCAGCGCAAGACCGCGCAGGCGCTGGCCGACATCCGCCAGAAGATCGAGGACGGCATCGGCGAGGGCAAGAACTTCGCCGAGCTGCTCGCCGACACCAAGCTCACCGCCCAGGTGACCCCGGCGCTCGCCGCCGACGGCACCGATCCGGACAATGCCGCCTACAAGCCCGATGCCGCGACCACCGCGATCATGCATGGCGGCTTCACCTTCGAGAATCCGGGCGACGAGCCGCAGGTCGTGCAGACCTCGCCCGAGGGCGGCTTTGCGATCCTGTCGCTCGACAAGGCCGTGCCGGCCGCGCCTCGCGCGCTCGCCAGCATCCGCGACAAGGTGAAGAGCGACTATCTGGTCGACAAGGCGCTGGAGAAGGCCAAGGCCGCCGCCACCGCCGTGGTCGCCGCGATCGACAAGGGCGTGCCGATGGAGAAGGCCTTTGCCGATGCCGGCGCCAAGGGTCCGCCGGCCAAGCCGTTCGACTTCAAGCGCCAGGAAATCGCGCAGAAGGAGAACTTCATCAAGATGGCCTTCACCATGCAGCCGAAGAAGGCGCGCATGCTCGAGGCGCCCGATCGCAAGGGCTTCTATGTCGTCTATCTCGACATGGTGGAGCCGCATGACGCCTCGGGCGATGCGAACGCCATGGCCGGCATGCGCAGCGCGCTCCAGCAGCAGGTCGGCGCCGAATATGCCCGCCAGTTCATCCGCGCGATCCGCAACGACGTGAAGGTCACCCGCAACGAGGCGGCGATCGCCCGCCTGCGTGCCGACCTGACCCGCCAGGGCGTCCGCTAA
- the trpE gene encoding anthranilate synthase component I: MEGIDAARAALAAGRPALLWRRQIADTETPVAAALKLIEPGRGDFLLESVEGGSVRGRHSLIGLAPDLVFRATGNEAAINAEWLSSRDAFKPCAEPALDALRALAARCRTEVPPELPRALACLVGYFSYETVGLVEKLPRPPENPIGVPDMMFVRPTVVLVFDRLADALFLVAPVWPDGDVDLSAERIEAVAAQLASAALPAPVRAEPADVQLTPVLRPGRYAEMVAGAKEYIAAGDIFQVVLAQRFTTLFALPPFELYRALRRINPSPFLYHLDLPGFALTGSSPEILVRVRDNEVTIRPIAGTRPRGKTAAEDEENRASLLADPKECAEHLMLLDLGRNDVGRVAEAGSVKVTDSYTVEFYSHVMHIVSNVVGKLAPGKDALDALFAGFPAGTVSGAPKVRACEIIAELEQETRGPYAGGVGYFSPDGSMDSCIVLRTALVKDGVMHVQAGAGIVADSVPEYEQRECEAKAGALFAAAREAVKQAGEAGFGQ; this comes from the coding sequence ATCGAGGGGATCGACGCCGCCCGCGCGGCGCTGGCCGCGGGGCGGCCGGCGCTGCTCTGGCGCCGCCAGATCGCGGACACCGAGACGCCGGTCGCCGCCGCATTGAAGCTGATCGAGCCGGGCCGCGGCGATTTCCTGCTCGAATCGGTCGAGGGCGGATCGGTGCGCGGGCGCCATAGCCTGATCGGATTGGCGCCCGACCTGGTGTTCCGCGCGACCGGCAACGAAGCCGCGATCAACGCGGAATGGCTGTCCAGCCGCGACGCTTTCAAGCCCTGCGCCGAGCCCGCGCTCGACGCGCTTCGGGCGCTCGCCGCGCGTTGCCGCACCGAAGTGCCGCCCGAGCTACCGCGCGCGCTCGCCTGCCTGGTCGGCTATTTCAGCTATGAGACCGTCGGCCTGGTCGAGAAGCTGCCCCGCCCGCCCGAGAACCCGATCGGCGTGCCCGACATGATGTTCGTGCGGCCGACGGTGGTGCTGGTGTTCGACCGGCTGGCCGATGCGCTGTTCCTCGTCGCGCCGGTGTGGCCGGACGGCGATGTCGACCTGTCCGCCGAGCGGATCGAGGCGGTCGCCGCGCAGCTCGCCAGCGCCGCCCTGCCCGCGCCGGTGCGCGCCGAGCCCGCGGACGTGCAGCTCACGCCCGTGCTGCGACCCGGGCGCTATGCCGAGATGGTCGCGGGCGCGAAGGAATATATCGCCGCCGGCGACATCTTCCAGGTGGTGCTCGCCCAGCGCTTCACCACCCTGTTCGCGCTGCCGCCGTTCGAGCTCTACCGGGCGCTGCGGCGGATCAACCCCTCGCCCTTCCTCTATCATCTCGACCTGCCGGGCTTCGCGCTGACCGGCTCGAGCCCCGAGATCCTGGTGCGGGTGCGCGACAACGAGGTCACGATCCGCCCGATCGCCGGCACGCGCCCGCGCGGCAAGACCGCGGCGGAGGACGAGGAGAACCGCGCCAGCCTGCTCGCCGATCCCAAGGAGTGCGCCGAGCATCTGATGCTGCTCGATCTCGGCCGCAACGATGTCGGTCGCGTCGCAGAGGCAGGCAGCGTCAAGGTGACCGACAGCTACACGGTCGAGTTCTACAGCCACGTCATGCATATCGTCTCGAACGTGGTCGGCAAGCTCGCGCCGGGCAAGGACGCGCTCGACGCGCTGTTCGCCGGCTTCCCGGCTGGCACGGTGAGCGGCGCGCCCAAGGTCCGCGCCTGCGAGATCATCGCCGAGCTCGAGCAGGAAACGCGCGGACCTTATGCAGGCGGTGTCGGCTATTTCTCGCCGGACGGCTCGATGGACAGCTGCATCGTGCTGCGCACCGCGCTGGTGAAGGACGGCGTCATGCACGTCCAAGCCGGTGCGGGGATCGTCGCGGACAGCGTGCCCGAATATGAGCAGCGCGAGTGCGAAGCCAAGGCGGGCGCCCTGTTCGCAGCCGCGCGCGAGGCGGTGAAGCAGGCTGGCGAGGCCGGGTTCGGGCAGTAA
- a CDS encoding phosphodiester glycosidase family protein — protein MIRPTALAGALLLLAACASKGGVDDACQDLVFEGTRFTVCRADPQKHDLLLVDKGADGRPMRDFTGLEPRLGERYPRIAFAMNAGMFDATGLPIGYYVEDGAEQKPLNRRPGPGNFHMQPNGVFWGDAKGWHVATTDDFAAHKPDHVRFATQSGPMLLIDGQLHPKLADNGTSLQVRNAVGVGLNGSAWFAISDEPVSFGRFARLFRDKLAAPDALYLDGAVSRLWNPVSKRMDGGSPIGPIVVALQTR, from the coding sequence ATGATCCGGCCGACCGCCCTAGCCGGCGCCCTCCTGCTGCTCGCCGCCTGCGCCTCCAAGGGAGGCGTCGACGATGCGTGCCAGGACCTGGTCTTCGAGGGCACGCGCTTCACCGTCTGCCGCGCCGACCCGCAGAAGCACGACCTGTTGCTGGTCGACAAGGGCGCGGACGGCCGCCCGATGCGCGATTTCACCGGTCTCGAGCCCCGGCTGGGCGAGCGCTATCCGCGCATCGCCTTTGCGATGAACGCCGGCATGTTCGACGCCACCGGGCTGCCGATCGGCTATTATGTCGAGGACGGCGCCGAGCAGAAGCCGCTCAACCGGCGCCCCGGACCGGGCAATTTCCACATGCAGCCCAACGGCGTGTTCTGGGGCGATGCCAAGGGCTGGCACGTCGCCACCACCGATGATTTCGCCGCGCACAAGCCCGATCATGTCCGCTTCGCCACCCAGTCCGGGCCGATGCTGCTGATCGACGGCCAGCTCCATCCCAAGCTCGCCGACAACGGCACCTCGCTCCAGGTCCGCAATGCCGTCGGCGTCGGGCTGAACGGCAGCGCCTGGTTCGCAATCAGCGACGAACCGGTGTCGTTCGGCCGCTTCGCCCGGCTGTTCCGCGACAAGCTTGCCGCACCCGATGCGCTGTACCTCGACGGCGCCGTCTCGCGGCTGTGGAACCCGGTTTCGAAGCGGATGGACGGCGGATCGCCGATCGGGCCGATTGTCGTAGCGCTTCAGACACGGTAG
- a CDS encoding aminodeoxychorismate/anthranilate synthase component II: protein MILVIDNYDSFTWNLVHYLMELGTEVQVVRNDALTARDAVASNAQAFLISPGPCTPNEAGISLDLVAACADLGKPLLGVCLGHQAIGQHFGGSVVRGGLMHGKTSPVTHDGTGLFEGLPSPFIATRYHSLIVTDIPDDLVVNATADDAHVMGFRHRELPIHGVQFHPESIATEHGHAMLANFLKLAGIEAHAIA, encoded by the coding sequence ATGATCCTCGTCATCGACAATTACGACAGCTTCACCTGGAACTTGGTCCACTATCTGATGGAGCTCGGCACCGAAGTGCAGGTGGTGCGCAACGATGCGCTGACCGCGCGCGACGCCGTTGCCAGCAACGCGCAGGCCTTCCTGATCTCGCCGGGGCCGTGCACGCCCAACGAAGCGGGGATCAGCCTCGATCTCGTCGCCGCCTGCGCCGATCTCGGCAAGCCGCTGCTCGGCGTGTGCCTGGGCCACCAGGCGATCGGCCAGCATTTCGGAGGCTCGGTGGTCCGCGGCGGGCTGATGCACGGCAAGACCAGCCCGGTCACGCATGACGGCACCGGCCTGTTCGAAGGCCTGCCCTCGCCCTTCATCGCGACGCGCTATCACTCGCTGATCGTCACCGACATCCCCGACGACCTGGTGGTCAACGCCACCGCCGACGACGCGCATGTGATGGGCTTCCGTCACCGCGAGCTACCGATCCACGGCGTGCAGTTCCACCCGGAGAGCATCGCCACCGAGCATGGCCATGCGATGCTGGCGAACTTCCTGAAGCTGGCGGGGATCGAGGCGCACGCGATCGCCTGA
- a CDS encoding cation:proton antiporter, which yields MTFFESFVALLALAVLLLQVSRRTPIPYPTMLAAAGVIVATIPGSPDIALDGHTAMALFIAPVLLDAAFDFPLAAIRRLWRPLVALAVFAVLVTTGVVAWIGWQFAGLPIAAAIALGAIVAPPDAAAATSILQSASLPRRTVQILTGESLLNDATALLLFGAAVAVQSHGGIDAGVATRLSLAVPGGILLGLACGWLMGKLMPFTRGSFGGNLFEFVNTWIAWIIAERLGLSAVLCVVACAMYVANSPSVPISARNRVQSFAVWGVAVFVLNVVAFLLMGMQARQIVAGMSPERLREAAGFAGLVVLGVIVARIAWSLSYNLLVRTFPMIRGNLPPPSFAQSLVVGWCGMRGLVTVATAFALPRDFPQRDLIVLSAFAVVLATLVLQGLTLAPLIKLLGLAGKGDGEEVLNQARRALAEAALAALSRRAGPHRRRDPPPVRDRPQRRRQCLPRIRCPPAPEALRDRRPAGAARCTARRRHDRPGSLRAAPGGTRLARTLDQPRGAAPDRSGLKQDLLDFA from the coding sequence ATGACCTTCTTCGAGAGCTTCGTGGCGCTCCTCGCCCTGGCGGTGCTGCTGCTGCAGGTCTCGCGGCGCACGCCGATCCCCTATCCGACGATGCTCGCCGCCGCCGGCGTGATCGTCGCCACCATTCCCGGCAGCCCCGATATCGCGCTCGACGGGCATACCGCGATGGCGCTGTTCATCGCGCCGGTGCTGCTCGACGCCGCGTTCGACTTCCCCCTCGCCGCCATTCGCCGGCTGTGGCGCCCGCTGGTCGCGCTCGCCGTCTTCGCGGTGCTGGTGACCACCGGCGTGGTCGCCTGGATCGGCTGGCAGTTCGCCGGCCTGCCGATCGCGGCGGCCATTGCCCTGGGTGCGATCGTCGCTCCGCCCGACGCTGCCGCGGCCACCTCGATCCTCCAGTCCGCCAGCCTGCCCCGCCGCACCGTCCAGATCCTCACCGGCGAGAGCCTGCTCAACGATGCCACCGCGTTGCTCCTCTTCGGTGCCGCGGTGGCGGTGCAGAGCCATGGCGGGATCGATGCCGGCGTCGCCACGCGGCTGAGCCTTGCCGTGCCCGGCGGCATCCTGCTCGGCCTCGCCTGCGGCTGGCTGATGGGCAAGCTGATGCCGTTCACCCGCGGATCGTTCGGCGGCAACCTGTTCGAGTTCGTCAACACCTGGATCGCCTGGATCATCGCCGAGCGGCTGGGCCTCTCGGCCGTGCTCTGCGTGGTCGCCTGCGCGATGTACGTCGCCAATTCGCCGAGCGTGCCGATCAGCGCGCGCAACCGCGTCCAGTCCTTCGCGGTGTGGGGCGTGGCGGTGTTCGTGCTCAACGTCGTCGCCTTCCTGCTGATGGGCATGCAGGCGCGCCAGATCGTAGCGGGAATGAGCCCGGAGCGGCTGCGCGAGGCGGCGGGGTTCGCCGGGCTGGTGGTGCTCGGGGTGATCGTCGCGCGAATCGCCTGGTCGCTCAGCTACAATCTGCTGGTCCGCACCTTCCCGATGATACGCGGCAACCTGCCGCCGCCCAGCTTCGCCCAGAGCCTCGTCGTCGGCTGGTGCGGGATGCGCGGGCTGGTCACCGTCGCGACCGCCTTCGCCTTGCCGCGCGACTTCCCCCAGCGCGACCTGATCGTGCTTTCCGCCTTCGCCGTGGTGCTGGCGACGCTGGTGCTCCAGGGCCTCACGCTCGCGCCGCTGATCAAGCTGCTCGGGCTTGCCGGCAAGGGCGATGGCGAGGAGGTGCTGAACCAGGCCCGTCGCGCGCTGGCCGAAGCCGCGCTCGCGGCGCTGTCCCGACGAGCAGGGCCGCATCGCCGACGAGACCCGCCGCCAGTTCGAGATCGACCGCAACGGCGCCGACAATGTCTGCCCCGAATTCGATGCCCGCCAGCGCCTGAGGCTCTGCGCGATCGCCGCCCAGCGGGCGCGGCTCGATGCACTGCTCGACGACGACACGATCGGCCAGGATCTCTACGAGCAGCTCCAGGAGGAACTCGACTGGCGCGAACTCTCGATCAGCCCCGAGGGGCGGCACCTGATCGAAGCGGGCTAAAGCAGGATTTGCTCGACTTCGCATAA
- the trpD gene encoding anthranilate phosphoribosyltransferase yields MTTFTLLPDPASPLARESAAQAFADILDGTAPEPEIERFLIALSERGETSVEIAEAARAMRARLIPITAPEGAIDVCGTGGDGHHTLNVSTAVSLVVAAAGVPVAKHGNRAASSKSGAADTLEALGLDLDRAGARAEESLHELGIAFLFAQAHHPSMARIGPLRRRIGRRTIFNLMGPLANPAHVTRQLIGIARPDYAPIYAEALEQLGVEAAAIVSGEEGLDELSTEHASVVVSIGSSGLPSRITPEDAGLPRHPLSAIRGGGPEYNALALRRLLQGEQSPYRDAVLLNAAAALVIAGEASDLREGAEEAAETIDKGLANALLDCWIAF; encoded by the coding sequence GTGACGACCTTTACCCTCCTTCCCGATCCCGCATCGCCGCTCGCCCGCGAGTCCGCGGCGCAGGCCTTTGCCGACATTCTCGACGGCACTGCCCCCGAGCCCGAGATCGAGCGCTTCCTGATCGCGCTTTCCGAGCGCGGCGAGACCAGCGTCGAGATCGCCGAGGCCGCGCGGGCGATGCGCGCGCGGCTGATCCCGATCACCGCTCCCGAAGGCGCGATCGACGTGTGCGGCACCGGCGGCGACGGCCACCATACGCTCAACGTCTCGACCGCGGTGAGCCTGGTCGTCGCGGCGGCCGGCGTGCCCGTCGCCAAGCACGGCAACCGCGCCGCCTCGTCCAAGTCGGGCGCGGCCGACACGCTGGAGGCGCTCGGCCTCGATCTCGACCGCGCCGGCGCACGCGCGGAGGAATCGCTCCACGAACTCGGCATCGCCTTCCTCTTCGCCCAGGCGCACCACCCCTCGATGGCGCGCATCGGGCCGCTGCGCCGCCGGATCGGCCGCCGCACGATCTTCAACCTGATGGGCCCGCTGGCGAATCCCGCGCACGTCACCCGCCAGCTGATCGGCATCGCCCGCCCCGACTATGCCCCGATCTACGCCGAGGCGCTCGAGCAATTGGGCGTCGAGGCCGCGGCGATCGTCTCCGGCGAGGAAGGGCTGGACGAGCTCTCCACCGAGCATGCCAGCGTCGTCGTCAGCATCGGCAGCTCGGGGCTCCCGTCGCGGATCACGCCCGAGGATGCCGGGCTCCCGCGCCACCCGCTCAGCGCGATCCGCGGCGGCGGCCCGGAATACAACGCCCTCGCCCTGCGCCGCCTGCTCCAGGGCGAGCAAAGCCCCTATCGCGACGCGGTGCTGCTCAACGCCGCCGCCGCCTTGGTGATCGCCGGCGAGGCGAGCGACCTGCGCGAAGGCGCCGAGGAAGCCGCCGAGACGATCGACAAGGGCCTTGCCAACGCGCTGCTCGACTGCTGGATCGCCTTTTGA